The Candidatus Saccharimonadales bacterium genomic interval CCAGCCGAGCCAGCCAATCACCCGGCGCCAAAACGCCGACTTGATCTGAAAAAGTGGATTAGTGACCATAAAGTTTGGACCGGTCTAATTGCGGCCGCCATTATTTTGATCCCGGCCGGTGTCTGGGCCTACTTGCATTATCATCACAAACCAAAATCTGAGCCCTCGGCTCAATCGGCCGAACCGGCACCGGTCTTGCAGCCAGCCACTGTGCCAGACCCGCTAACCGGTTTGGAGGTGACACCTCAAGTCGCAGCTCAACCGGTCTTTGGAGTGGTCATCGAAAACTCACCGGAGGCCAGGCCGCAGTCGGCTCTAAGTTCGGCTGGAGTGGTTTATGAAGCCCTGGCCGAGGGCGGCATTACGCGCTTCCTGGCCGTTTTTCAGGATCAACAACCGGCCAGCATCGGACCGGTTCGTTCGCTTCGGCCCTACTTTATCGATTGGATTCAAGAATACAACAATGCTCCAATTGCCCATGCTGGCGGATCGGCTCAAGCTTTGGGCGAAGTCGGTCCTTTGGGTGTTAAAAGTATGAATGGCTTAATTTATTCGGCTAACTTCCAGCGCGTCAGTGATCGATTTGCCCCGCACAATCTCTACACTTCGACTAGTTCGCTTTTGTCTTTAATGCAGAGGTTGGGCTATACCACCGCCCCCAGTTTTACTAGTTGGGCCTACAAAGCCGATGCCGCCGAGGCCACACCCAGCCACCCCAGCATCACCATCACATATTCATATCCCTTGTTTACCGCAAAATACAGCTTTGATGCCAACTGCGATTGCTACGCTCGGGCTCTGGCTGGTGCCGCCCACATCGATCGCAACACCAACCAACAAATAAAGGTTAAAAACGTGGTGGCCATCACCGTTCAAACTAGCTACGACGCCTCTGGCCATGCCCTAATGACAACGGTTGGCTCGGGCAAGGCCGTGATCTTTCGTGATGGGGGAGCCGTGGTTGGGACCTGGAAGAAAGACGCTCGCACCTCTCGAATCAAGTTTTTGGATGCGACTGGCGCCGAAATCCAGCTTGATCGCGGAAATACTTGGATTAGTGTGGTGCCGCAAACGGGTAGTGTCATCTACTAGAGTACTTGACTAATTCTGGCTTAGGCTTAAAATTCATTTGTCCGTGTCCTTTTGCGAAAGGCTAAATCGTGACCGTTCAATTCTCGGATCAGAAATCTGTGCCCGCCAACGGGCGTCCCGATGCAGGCACCATCTGGGCCTACGTTGGTAGCGGTTATGAACACCCGGTTTTAGTGGAAGTCAGTCGAACAGGAGTCGATTTCCACCTGAACTTCTATACCTTCACCGAAGCATCCGACGGCCCCAGCGACGTGCACGAACCCGTTCCAACCAGACTGCTGGCTTTGGACGTTCAAAGTTTCCGCGAGCTAGAAGGTAGCGGGTTGCTGGTCGAGATCGGAGCGATGAGCTCACAACTTCAATTACGGGTCTGAGCCAGACCACATACGCAACTTGAAAAGAGGCCGCATGGATACGCTAGAGCTAGACGATGCCAGCCTGTTTGATGCCATCATGCACGAACCAAGTGGTCTTTATGTCTTCTGGCGCTTCCGGAAACGCTCTCACTTGGCCGAACTCAGCCTCGTCTTCCACGAACATCGCTTGGGTCAGCCAGCAGTCGAGCCGCTGCCAGGGTTCCTCTATCCAATGCCGACCCAAATCGAATTCGGCAAGGGCGGCAGAGTTAAGCGTCTGGCTTGTTGCTGGACATTCGATCAGATCTACAATGCCCAGCCGTGGGGCATGATCGGAGGCGCCGTCGGTGTTAGGGTACAGCGACTCGTTTCTGACCTTTGCGACCAAGCTTTCGAGCTGGGCTGCGATGGCTGGCTGCGCGTCCCCGATGGCGACATCGACGAGCTAGTGAAAGCATGGACGAACCTCCACGAACGTAGTGCTGCCCCGCATCATGAAAGTCAGGCATGATGCCAGCCACCGTAACCGACTTTCTGACGGCGTTCATCGCCGAGGCCTTTGATGGCACTGATGGGTGTTTAAAGAGGCGAGCCGAACCCTTGCTCGATGAAATGGCTAAGACTCTGCTGCACCTATTCGACGACCGAGAGTTTTTGTCGGCAGAACTCCAAGACCAACTGCCGCAAGCCCTCAAACAGTTCTTTGCCACAACCCCGCGCTGGTTCAGCGTCGAGTTGTTCGAAGAAAGCTTTGAGCAGCTCCACGTCAACCTCCCGGACGATGCCTGGGAAGTTGTTTCACCCCA includes:
- a CDS encoding DUF3048 domain-containing protein: MSPEQSDHPDAPAEPANHPAPKRRLDLKKWISDHKVWTGLIAAAIILIPAGVWAYLHYHHKPKSEPSAQSAEPAPVLQPATVPDPLTGLEVTPQVAAQPVFGVVIENSPEARPQSALSSAGVVYEALAEGGITRFLAVFQDQQPASIGPVRSLRPYFIDWIQEYNNAPIAHAGGSAQALGEVGPLGVKSMNGLIYSANFQRVSDRFAPHNLYTSTSSLLSLMQRLGYTTAPSFTSWAYKADAAEATPSHPSITITYSYPLFTAKYSFDANCDCYARALAGAAHIDRNTNQQIKVKNVVAITVQTSYDASGHALMTTVGSGKAVIFRDGGAVVGTWKKDARTSRIKFLDATGAEIQLDRGNTWISVVPQTGSVIY